A stretch of DNA from Lotus japonicus ecotype B-129 chromosome 4, LjGifu_v1.2:
GTCTTCTGAATATCAGTTTCCTTGACACAgatctggtgatatcctgacttcagatctatcttcgagaaaacaacagcaccccgaagttgatccatcaaatcatctatccgaggcatcggataacgattcttcactgtcaccttgttgagttgtcggtaatcCACGCATAGCCTGGACCTCCCATCCTTCTTTTTTACCAATAACACAGGTGCACCCCAAGGCGACacacttggtcggataaatccctttGAAGAGAGATCCTCCAATTGCTTTGCTAACTCTGCCATCTCGGTCGGTGCCATCCGATAAGGCGTCATTGATATTGGTCCCGTGCCGGCATGATATCGATAGAGAACTCCGTCTCCCACATTGGCGGTAATCCAGGCACATCTTATGGAAACACATCCACATAATCATGCACTATCAAGATGTTGCGCACGTCGCCGTCATTCTTCGCCTCAGCTACAATGGAGTTCACGAATGCTGGTGAACCCTTCCTCAAGGTGTACGAATTCAAGTAATTCGTGACGCCTGAATCTGGAAACACTACGGccttattagcacaatccaagAGAATGTGATACTGtgccaaccaatccattccaaaaatcacatcgagctctttaagccctaagcagacgaggttcgcaaggaacttccgatcctcgtaGATCAACGGACATTGCAAGCATGTCGTGCGTGTAACTAATCGATCGGCGACAGGGGTCGTCACCACCAAATCGAAGGGCAAATCAGCAGTTAGCAATCCTAATCTCTTCACATACTCCTCAGCAATGAACGAGtgtgtagcaccagaatcaaataagACCATTAAGAAGTTTCCAGCGATAGTACACGTACCCTGGATAAGATCATCAGTAACTGCAGCTTGTTCCCAAGATATTGCGAACACACGCCCTGGAGCAGAAGGTCGCCTTCCTATAGCAGTATTCAGCACTGGCTCGGCCTTGGCAGCATTAGGACAGTTTCTCTCGACATGCCCTGGCTTCTGGCACTTCCAGCACACAATCTCCTTTCCGCACTCATTTGCATAGTGCCCTTTCTGGTTGCATTTGAAACAGACAACATCCTCCTTAGGAATAGCTGCTCCACCCCTTCCAGCAAAAGGTACCTTTTTAGAAgaacgctgataaggcttcctTGGCGATGCCTTGCTCTTGTCAAACCTCCCAGCTTGCCTCTATCCATCAAACCTCCCGGTCTGTCTCTGTCCAGAACGGATCGGTCCCCCACTTTCATATTTGCCCCTCTGGCGATTCTTCATTGTTTCAACTTCATgagctttctccaccaattgaTGGAAAAATATGATTCCCAACGGTCTCACAGACTCCTCTATATCATTCCTCAGCCCCCTCATGAACCGATTGCACAGGTACGCTTCATCTACTTGCACTTGGAAGAAGCGAAAGTGCTTTGATAGTGTCTCCAATCTAGCAGCATATTGCCCCACTGTCATCATTACCTGTCTCAAGCTAAGGATTTGATTTTCCATGTCTTCCCCGACAGTCTCCGGGAAGTACTTCTCCATGAAAGCCCTTTTGAAAGACTCCCAAGTAATAGCAACATGGTTAGCAGTCATCAGCTGTTTTGCGCTCCTCCACCGATACTCAGCGTCATCTTTCAGCATAAAGGTAGCCAAGTTCACCTTCTCCGCATCCGGAGTGTGAAGAGCCTCAAAGATCTTCTCCATTTCCTGAATCCACAGATCATCTTTCTCGGGTTCAACCTCGCTTTGGAACTTGGGTGGTCCATGGCGGTTGAAGTCAGTCATCATACAGATCTGGTCCTGTGTCAGCTCCCTCTCAGCTCTCTGTGCCCTCCTGGCATCCTCTTCAGCCCTCCTCGTCAGCTTCCCGCTGTGTCTGTGCTGCGGTCTGAGCAGCAGCAGTGGCAGCTTGCTGGGCCATCACCTAAGCCAGCTATGCCATTGCTTGGGCGAGCTGAGCATTGGTCGGGTCCTGTCTCGGCGGCATGATCCCGCTTGAaaatagaaccacaacccaATGTCAGTGCCCCAAATATTAGTAATTACCTTAAGGTATAAACAAACAATTTaactcaagtatcacggcaatgatactaatttcagacaatctcacagccaagcaatcatcttagcaaacaagtctgcCCAATCTCGCCGCGGAAACTTAGAACTCATCAAAACAAACATCAACGAGCTCAAACTCGTGTGCCCAAaaccttagtgctctggtttctcaaccagaGCTTTGATACCataatgtaacgccccgatttctcgagtgtcacagtAGCCAAATAACCGATTTtagtaaagaattttcgtcgactcgattattaatcttcaattaatgacaaaggttcatcTTACGAAAACTCTTAAACATTAACTTTAATTAGAACCCAAAACATTTAAGATTGAACTCTTCCATTTGTTATCTTAAAATAAACCGAACATGTGTTTAATTGGAAATGTCGACATAAATAGTATCGAATAATTGAAATGGTACTTGCATTCAAAATAGAGGGATATAGTCTTCACACCCATGTGTGGAATTAATAAACCAAGTACAAATGTGTAAATCCATTACATCCGAGAGGAAACAAATGAAACCATAAGTATAGTTTAACAAAATAGAAATTTAAAAGTTCGATGCAAATAACTTTCAAGCCCCCAAAGCATAAATGCTCTCAATCTTCGTCTTCACTGCTTATCTCGTAGACCTCTTTTTCAAAGAGACCTCTGAGCTTACGACGCTTCTTGGGAATAGCCATAACTTGCGGATCCTCAGCATGATCCCATGCACAGCAAGCTTCAACCTCACTCCACCAGGCCGGTCCTGTAGGTACATGTCCACACAATTCTGGCTTGTCCTCGTCCTTCGGAACCTCAACCTTGGTTTGCGTTGGAACTTTGGTATCCACTATCGGTTGCCTTGACTCAATCGATGCTTCCTCTGAAGGGTCGATCTCCACTGAAGATACCCGTGAGCCTTCATCCTTTGGGAAAAAGAATCGTGGAGGTACGTATGGCATCTTGATTGTTCCACCCACCATACGCTGCGATTCCACGATGTCCTCGTGTATGTCTCGACCCGCGAGCTTCGCATCGCCGACATAAATGTGTCGGGCTCCAGATGTGTCGGTCACCCAAGCCCGATCTTTTCCCTCATCATACAGGGTCAGCTCCCTGGAATGGGTCGACGTCGATGTCTTCGTCAGTaccatctgcccccccccccaaaacaaCACAAAAATCAAACTAGAAAGGGTCAGGTTCCATGCAAGACATaagggttgtactgtgtgtcctTACCTTGGCCAAAGTTGATGAAAAAGAAGAGGTTTTGATGCTAAAAGGAACCCCAACAAGCTGCTGTCCAgcccctcttcttcctctccctcatgagctctctctctcttctcgcGCCCTCTCCCTCTtgctcgatctctctctctctctctctcgttttCTCCCTCACTCTCTCGGTGtccctctctttctttctctcttctttcttttcttttctcctgTTTACGTGAATGAGGGGAATGGTTGTGTTTTCATCTCAACCTTggttctttttttgaaaataaactcTCCCTCCCTCACTCACTAAAACCCGGCGGCACACACACACCTAGGCTAaggttttttgtttgtttttcctttctcCTTCAAGCCAGGACCAACAACATCCTAATTAACTTCACTAATTACCAGTTAAtcgtaataataataaaaaaaagtcaaataaaaCCTCCCCCCTTTCCTAGCCAACCCGCGGCCACCAAGGCCCAATTAGGGTTTCAAGCCCAATTTTTCCaccttttaattaattaaataaaatttaatcaactttaattaattaattaattaaactgaactaaataaaataaagcataTAAGTCACATAGATCACTTATAAAACTCAATCTCATTAAATCATCCAAATCAACTATGGCTCAAATCACATCAAAATAGACCAATAatcttatttaataaaattaggGTCTTACACCGAACCTCCTTAAATCATCAAATTATTCAAGTTTCAAACAATCCTAGCAAACAAGTTTTCACGCTAAAGTCAAAGACCTGAAGTGTCCTTACCTCTATCATTGCCTTTCTTCTTAGCTTCTCCGGTCTGAGTTCTATCAAGTTGTCCTTCACCTTCACACAATCATACAATATATATACGGCCATTAATCACCCAAATCACATAGTAATCACATATACACTTAACTATGCTTATAACTTCTCCTAAATCAACTTAGCTTTAAGAGTTCAAGGGTTTGAGTTTTGGAACAACACTTAGAATGATTTTAGGAGTGAAAGAACTGAACTTTAGTCCTCAAGGCTTAAGAAACAAAGCTTACAAACCATCTCTTGAAGTCCTTACTTCATGAGAACATTGAAACATCAATACTTAACCTTTTGAATAAGAAAAAGGTTTATGATGAGTAGTTTCTTCCTTGGCCTTCCATTTCGAAATCTAACCTTCAAAAACACAAGAGCTTGAAGCCTTAACAAAAAGCTTCAGCCTTTTTCAAAACTCTTTTCAcaaacaagaagccaaagagGTCACAAGTTCAACACcaacccaacaacaacaacaacttagATTTTGAAGAGATTGAAGAGAAATATAACTCCTTTTTGAATTTGGAAACCATCACCATGGTCCTCACCTTGAATGCTAACTCCTTTGTGAAGAGCGAAAGAGATAAAGATGACTCCTTGATGGTGTATAAGGAAGATTAGTGTTTAGGATTTTTCccttgaaagaagaaaaatgaagaagatgaatgagaCCTTCTATCtacacacactctctctctctcactcttctCTCTAAAATCATCTCATTTCCATCACTTTGGTTCAAAAAATCTGATGGAGTAGCCTTAAGAAGGGTGATCGACGGCTATCACACATAAAAGGCAAGAATTGTGcttttggttttggtccttaTCCCATGCATACCATTTTTGGCATAATCCGTCATGACTCTAGCATTTTAGACTTGGTTCATGAGCTTAACCTATATTGCTTTTGTAAGAccctgaaataaataattagcttatttaattaatttcaatattttgattttatagagtttatttaaatacaagaatgaaattataattatttttgtttgtaTTATTCCATTTTAATCTTCGGAATTTCTACTATTtaattatctttttcttttatgaaGAGATGACCTGCTCTAACGGGTCCCCCTTCTTATTTACTTGTGATAGCCTATCACAAAATAATATCTTTTATTCCTTTTTCCCCACAACTActcattcaaaattcaaattccaCATCACTTCCTCTCATCCTCACCACACATTCAAATTTTCTgatcactttctctctcatgcGGGCCCCACTTCCCAATCAGATTCCACTTTCCTCtcactctcttttctctctctcactcacgTTCTCCCTCTTCCACTCTCGACATCTCTCTCACACTTTCTCCTTCTTCACTTCTTCTCATCCAATTTCCTCTGCAACCCAAAACAACTCAACatcaccttcatcttctcccaTGGCAACCACCACCCAAGGCCaaaccgccaccaccacaagaGTCCCATCTACTCACGCGAACCGCCGCCGGGCACACCACCATCATCGTGCCCTCTTCTCCCTCCTTGGCTGCAACCACTACAAACTCCGGCGAGCCACCACCAAATCTCGTTTCTCCTCCCTTCCATGCTCTGATTGATGGACTGTTGGGCTAGGAATTGAAAGAAAACAGAGGAGATGAAAACCCTAATTTCAGCCACCTTCAAAGCtcgatctccggcgaaccacTGAGCTTTTGGAGAAATCAACACCACCACTGAACTCCCTTCACCGTCCGCTACAAAACCCCTAAAGAAATTCTCCATTCCAACAACCTCCGCCGGAAACCGCCGCTAGCCGCCGccaaccaccgtcttctccggccaaCCTTAGCCGGAGGACTCATTGAGTTCAGAACCGTGAAGCTCTTTCTCTCCTTTGTTCGAATTGATGATCAATTCATGGTAAGGAATCAACCTTTCTTCCAATTTCTGATTTCCCCTTTTCAAACCCTAATTTTAGTCTCGTTCATCTCCTAAATCCTTGCCTTGAATTGTGCCAGTGTTGTTCACCATTGATGGTCAtcagtgtaagatcaagttttgatcgagtagtacaactctatgttttgatgattacaagttatctttttagtatgaacaattatggtactctaacgtgttttctgagtgtgtccTTAACAGGCTTTGACCTTAACACaaactcacacaaatcagaagcactgtgcttaaagagtgatctaagcaacgctttcacaatctctatgttcaatctgaacagtagaaaagcttcagaagatctgaagttaatcaagctctgtcgtggactcaactcacttgaagttctgaagatccagacgttctgacaacccagacactctgaaggttcagatgttctgatggtgtagaagactctgaagatctagaagctgaaaagtggagactctgaagtccagaagcaaaatggctctgaagaccaagtacttccctctgagttcagaatcagaaggtacaacggtcagaggatccatgcttccctttgactctgatcaacgagcttcacaagttccaacacgaagcattcctctgatcagaagtctacaaggttaaaggtcaagtcactacccaaagtacaaaagcagatgtactatcctgatgacctaacctaacattctcagccacagcagaagctggaaattccagatctgccctccaacggtagcattcccatgcagggttcaaaccctaatccttggagtataaatagaggctgaataCTGAAAGATGGGGTTGGAAGAATcttacacgcgcaagctatattcaaatcttctaagcattctttcttcattaaaTTCagtgtgtttactacaagctttcaagaagcaatttctttgtaaagaatatttcttaaacagttgtttagttacctttaggagatcaaggttgatcggatcctagtgaatcttagtgtgagctaagtcagtgtattgttagtcacttgtaggtttcaagtgcagttgtaacaattatctgattagtggattgccttcattctaagaaggaagaaatcactataacgggtggactggactagcttgagtgattaatcaagtgaaccaggataaaatccttgtgtgcttttctatctcttatcttaagcactttatttgttcacgaaagatttgctaaaatcttaaggtggaagttttattctgaaaacgttattcaaacccccctttctaccgtttttcataccttcaattggtatcagagcgcaagttctgattaccacacctaacagtgttcagtgatccgggccggtgtgaaaaacaaatggctaccaccagtgaaacgcaaaaagatggctacaatgcaaagcctcccatgttcgatggtcaaaggttcgaatattggaaagatagaattgaaagtttctttctgggcttcgatgcagatctctgggatatcattgtggatggctatgagcgtccagttgatgcagatggcaagaagatttccagatcagagatgactgctgagcaaaagaaacTCTACTcccagcaccacaaagctagagctattcttcttagtgctatttcctatgaagagtaccagaagattacagatcgtgagtttgccaaaggcatctttgaatccttgaagatgtctcatgaaggaaacaagaaggtgaaagaatcaaaggcgctgtccttgatccagaaatatgaatccttcatcatggaacctaatgagtccattgaggacatgttttccagatttcagttgcttgtagctggaataagacctctcaacaaaagctacactacaaaagatcatgtcataagggtcatcagaagtcttcctgaaagctggatgcctttagtgacttcaatagagcttacaagagatgttgagcgtatgagtttagaagaactcatcagcatactgaaatgtcatgagctgaagcgctcagagatgcaggatctgaggaagaaatctatagccttgaaatccaaatctgagaaggctaaatctgagaagtcaaaagctctccaagctgaagcagaagaatctgacgaagcatcagaagattctgatgaagataaGCTGACTCTGATTtccaaaagactcaaccgcatctggaagcacaggcagagcaagtacagaggctctggaaaggccaaaggaaagtctgaatcctcatcagtccagaagaagtcctcaatcaaggaagtcacatgtttcgagtgcaaagaatcagggcactacaagagtgactgtccaaagctgaaaaaggacaagaagccaaagaagcacttcaagacaaagaaaagtctgatggtgacttttgacgaatcagagtcagaggatgttgactctgatggtgaagttcaaggactcatggctatcgTCAAAAATAAAggatcagagtcaaaggatgcaactgactctgacttaacatcagaagaagatcctaactcagacgatgaaaatgaggtattcgcttctttctcaacctctgaactaaaacatgctttgtttgatattatggataagtataactctttattaacTAAAcataagaagttgaaaaaggatctctctgctgcttctaagactccttctgaacatgagaaaattatttctgagttgaaaaatgataatcatgctttagtgaattctaactctgtgcttaagaaccaaattgctaagttagaagaagtaattgcttgtgatgcctctaatagtaaacatgaatctaaatatgaaaaatcctttcaaagattcctggctaaaagcgtagacagaagcttaatggcttcaatgatctatggcgtaagcagaaatggaatgcatggcattggctattctaaacctaatagaaatgagcctcctatgcctaaggctaaatcattatatgaatgctttgttccctctggtactatattgcctgaacctttacctgttaaagttgctaacccccctctcaaaaagggaaccttctccatgtctaaatatcatgcaaaaattcctttacattatcatgttgagaaacccaaagtgATCAGAACc
This window harbors:
- the LOC130712534 gene encoding uncharacterized protein LOC130712534 is translated as MEKIFEALHTPDAEKVNLATFMLKDDAEYRWRSAKQLMTANHVAITWESFKRAFMEKYFPETVGEDMENQILSLRQVMMTVGQYAARLETLSKHFRFFQVQVDEAYLCNRFMRGLRNDIEESVRPLGIIFFHQLVEKAHEVETMKNRQRGKYESGGPIRSGQRQTGRGGAAIPKEDVVCFKCNQKGHYANECGKEIVCWKCQKPGHVERNCPNAAKAEPVLNTAIGRRPSAPGRVFAISWEQAAVTDDLIQGTCTIAGNFLMVLFDSGATHSFIAEEYVKRLGLLTADLPFDLYHILLDCANKAVVFPDSGVTNYLNSYTLRKGSPAFVNSIVAEAKNDGDVRNILIVHDYVDVFP